Proteins encoded in a region of the Atopobium sp. oral taxon 416 genome:
- a CDS encoding transposase has protein sequence MDELDAAIGAILEEKCVSSQGATQLMIRVGDNPERLKQRVVVLLCGVAARPASSGLTTLHRLNRGAGRAANSAIHIAAPGRLQIDDRTRA, from the coding sequence GTGGACGAGCTCGATGCAGCCATCGGGGCCATCCTCGAGGAGAAGTGCGTCAGCTCGCAGGGCGCCACCCAGCTGATGATCAGAGTGGGGGACAATCCGGAGAGGCTCAAGCAGCGAGTCGTCGTTCTGCTGTGCGGGGTAGCAGCGCGTCCTGCGTCGTCGGGGCTCACGACACTCCACAGGCTCAACAGGGGCGCTGGCAGGGCAGCGAACAGCGCAATACACATCGCTGCGCCAGGAAGGCTGCAGATAGACGACAGGACTCGCGCTTAG
- a CDS encoding pyridoxamine 5'-phosphate oxidase family protein, protein MAVNDNTSINGAGTSHRPMRRAEREVTDPTEIHQMLDEMHVVRIASTDADGPFIVPLNFGYEWDTTKGHPTTLPTLWLHSATQGRKVDAWHSNPKVALELDRPIGVTTGNFACAYSLDYESIMAWGTIHEVLDPDKKRHGLTCLMNHMAPGVPVEFKDEVVKRVAVWQVNISRLTTKQREAK, encoded by the coding sequence ATGGCTGTAAATGACAATACCAGCATCAATGGAGCGGGCACTTCACACCGCCCGATGCGCCGTGCAGAGCGTGAGGTTACGGATCCTACCGAAATCCATCAGATGCTTGATGAGATGCATGTCGTCCGCATCGCCTCAACAGATGCCGATGGCCCTTTTATTGTTCCCCTCAACTTCGGATATGAATGGGACACCACTAAGGGACATCCAACAACCCTCCCTACCCTCTGGCTGCATTCCGCAACCCAAGGCCGCAAGGTCGATGCTTGGCACTCCAATCCCAAGGTCGCGCTTGAACTCGACAGACCGATCGGTGTTACCACTGGGAACTTTGCCTGTGCCTATTCGTTGGACTATGAAAGCATCATGGCGTGGGGTACTATCCACGAGGTGCTTGATCCCGACAAAAAACGTCACGGCCTCACCTGCTTGATGAACCACATGGCACCGGGTGTTCCAGTTGAGTTTAAGGATGAGGTAGTGAAGCGCGTCGCGGTATGGCAGGTCAATATCAGCCGACTAACCACAAAACAGCGCGAAGCAAAATAA